The Salmo salar chromosome ssa06, Ssal_v3.1, whole genome shotgun sequence sequence TCACCTCTGCCTGCTCCTGGAATGACAGCTACCAGCCCTGTCATCTTTTAAAGATCCACCACACTCACCTCTGCCTGCTCCTGGAATGACAGCTACCAGCCCTGTCATCTTTTAAAGATCCACCACACTCACCTCTGCCTGCTCCTGGAATGACAGCTACCAGCCCTGTCATCTTTTAAAGATCCACCACACTCACCTCTGCCTGCTCCTGGAATGACAGCTACCAGCCCTGTCATCTTTTAAAGATCCAACACACTCACCTCTGCCTGCTCCTGGAATGACAGCTACCAGCCCTGTCATCTTTTAAAGATCCACCACACTCACCTCTGCGTTCACATGCAGGGGAAGCATCTCAGACAAATGAAATGGTAACTGATACCTTTCTTGTGTGACTGAGTGGGTGAGTGTCAGTATTTGGTCATGTTAACTTGGGGCTTATTTTTGTGTAGAAATGCAAAAGTTATACCCCACAGCAGAATTGCTTTTGTTTCCCCACTCAAAAGAAAGAATTATGTTTTCTTTTCACAATGGGATTCCCTTTCTTCAAAGAGCGACTTCACTCTTTGGCTCACTTTTACCCCACTGGCTTGATGCCCTGCAATGAATGACATCAttgttactgtcagtgtgtgagtgttgGGTTGGTTTGAAGACACGCTGTGGTCTGACTGCAGGTAATCCACTCCCTGAGGCCTGAGAAGTGTACCTTCTCAGGCCTCTCGCTCGATGACAACATGCCATTTCACTGTGCTGAATGCTAAGCCATGGCTCCACACTCGGCTTTGAACTCATTGTTCAAGCCTaatagaggagactagaggataATACCCACAGACACATATAAGCTAAGATGACGATAATCATATCTCGTAAAAAGGAGCACCTGTAGCTACACAAAGCGTACACATGCATATGCTATTACCCAATCATAGTTCACCAGACTGTATCATAGACGATAGTTGGGAACAGTTACAGCTACAGTGAGATTCTTAGACATTAGAACGGAACCTTTCATAGTTGCTATGATGATGAACAAGTTGGACATAACCCTAGTCCCCTGGAGGCTGCTGGGACATATAGTTGTGAGACTGGGTGATAGAATGCCTCTGAGGTGTGGGATGATGAAGGTGTATACTACACACAGACTCAGGTTACAGGGAGAGACAGGCCTGGGACAAGCCAGGTTGAGACTGTGATTGATCCTGATAGCAGAGGCCTGTGGGAGAAGTGTAATTCTACCTGGAACAGATGTTAAACACCCCTGGAAGAATGTGGTTACGGAGAGGGCAGTGCTGGCAGACCCACACGGCCCTTATTTACCGCCATCATGGACAACGGTTGAGCCGCACAGCGCGAGCCAGTTACAGATAAGAGGATACATTTGACTGTGGATTTGAGAAACTGAGAAATTACAGACTGTAATCAAGTCAGACAGAATTTACACAAGCCTGAAAATCTGGAGTCCTTTCCTGGAAAGAAGCTAAATGAAAAAGACTTGTTTGATCCCATGACAAGAAACATTCCCGTTGAGAGTTGTTGCAGGTTGAAAGAAATCATACCATTTTCACACTACCGTGCCGACCCGATATCAATATCAACTAGCCACTATGGTGGACACATAACCAGGCAAGCTCAGTACAGAAGAGCTCAGGTTAGTTTGACTCAGTTATGTGAAAAGCCCTTTAGTCTGTTCCTCTTCAAAAGATAGAGATTCAAGTGGAGATGGAAGGTGACAAGGGGTTACCTCAGGCCTGAAGTCTGATACTCTGATCACCTCCAAAAAAAACACAGGTGTAATATGCTGTCTCATAAAGCCAGTGGATGAAGATagtctcctctccactgttatAATGGGATAACATGCAGCAGGCCCACAACACAACTAGAGCAAAAACCTCCCTAAACTCTCTCAATAAGTCACGTCTCAAACATCACTCATCTGTGACACTGCAGTGGAGACTCAATTTCATCTGTGAAATGTTTGAGATTATAAAAGGCACGCCAATATAAATTAACAGGCTGTAAATGTTTAATGTGACTACTTCTTCAGGCTGCTTTGGCTTTGAAGAGGATTGGACCTGTAAGAGAAAATCCCCTGAATTTTTTTCCTATTCATAGTAGAGTAGACAGGAGTTCAAAATGCCATGGGCAATGTTCCTCACAAACAGGAGAAAAAGAGAAGATTTTTAAGACGGACATTCTAACTGTGATCACAGTGATGTGCTGTGATGGAGGCTGTTGTCTAGACCAGAAAACAACAATTGGTCAGGATAAGATTAAGATCAACACCTGGCCCACTTGTTAAGCATCTGATTTAGTGAAATCTACTGGACCAGAAATTCAAAACAAGACTTCAAGTTTTGTATCTATCATATTTCCCATTTTCTCAATAATTTTTTTGTCCAGTAGGCTACATTGTTAATTGTGTATTAGAATCTTTGAGTAAGCACTGCCCTCTGCTGGTTTCAGAACTGCAACAATGTACTTGATCAGTGTGGCCATTCTGCATGAAACAGGCCTACCTAATGACTCCAGTGTAATTCCATACATTTCATCCAGCTCTCTGCTCTGATTAAAAGAAAATTACAGAAATGAACAATAAAATACAGATTTTAATAGAGTTTGCTAATCATCTGTCAAAGTCTGCCAACTTTAAAAGTCATGCTGACAACATCATCTATGCCAGCATGTAGTTCATCGTGCACCTGCACAGCGGATACACCCTTGGGAGTCCCAGTGAGAATCAGATCCCCCTCTTCTAGGGTGATGATCTCACTGATGTAGCTGATGAGAAAGGGAATAGAGAAGATCATCTGAGAGGTGCAGCCATTCTGGCGCATCTGGCCGTTCACTTTGAGCCAGATCTTTACGTTTCCCAGGTCAGGTATCCGCTCTTTGGGGATGAATTCACTGACGGGACAAGATGTGTTGAACGCTTTGGCCAGAGTCCACGGAAGACCTTTAGACTTGCAGTCATCCTGGACATCCCGAGCTGTCATATCCAAGCACAGGGCGTACCCTGCGACGTGTTGCATCGCGGAGGATTGGGGGATAGCGGTGCCCCCTTTCCCGATGACCACCCCCAACTCGATTTCATGGTGTACACTGTTGGAGTATTTGGGAATGATGATAGGTGAGCCCTCTGTCAGATATGCAGATGGAGTCTTCAGGAACAACACGGGCTCTGTTGGGACGACGTTATTCAGCTCCTTTGCATGGTCGGCGTAGTTCCTCCCAACACAGATGATTTTCTTTCCCCACTCCCAAAATCGAGATACATTTCGTGAAGTCATTGTAAAGAAATCTTATCAAGTCTACAGCTGCTCCGAAGCAGTTCTTACCATCAAAACGACCTTTGCCCACTGCAGCTTCCTGGAACAAACCTGTCAAACCTACGGTATCCCAGAGTGGACAAAAAAGGTGACATGATAAGAAAAGTTCATTCAGAAATATGAGATATTTAGATACGAAGGAAATGCATTATATAAATATTACAATGAAGCTAAATTAGTGCATATATATTACAAACTCAACCCTGATTACAAATATGACGTCGTAAGGTTCCGTGGGTTCGCTTTCTCCAGCCTATCAGCTGATATTCACGAGCTACTCCCCCGCATTCGATTGGCTTATCTGTGGAGGTCAACGTTAAAGAAGGCGGAACTCTTCTTTAAACCAAACTTGTCTGGTTCCTGTACATACGATTGCGATATTAGCAAACAGCTACAGTGTTGCTTGCTATGTTTTACAGGTCACTGGTAGCGAGTGCCTGCACTCTTGGCGTTCTTGGAGCCGCTGCAACGTATAAAATTGGTATGTTTCGCTCACATCCCGATCTTTCAGGTTCTTTCCACAGCTACATAACAACCCTGAAAGTTTCTAAACGAACTGTCACTGATGACACGCCAGCGTAAGGTTAGCTAGCGTTCATATTTGTAATTTGCACAGCGTAGtcaaatgctagctagctactgtcaaAGCAGCCATATATCTTTGAAGCAGCTgtccctagctagctaactggtgTTGATTAGCAAGCCTCTGCTGTTGCATCATCCCCTTGTCTGGCATTTCCTCTTAaaattctctcacacacagactgaACTGAAGGCTTAGCTACTATGCATAGAATGTGGCAGCATCGAAATATTTGCAAACCATTGGATTccagttatttttatttattattctgaTCTTACTCCATAGTACTTTGGCTTTGGGCTCTCTGGCTTACTTGTTTACTTTCATGTGAATGACAGCTTGAATAAATTGACAACAAGCTCTCTCTGACAGGATTACAATAGCTAAACTTTACTTGGCTGTTCTCCAAGAACCACGTAGCCCTGGTGTACATTGTAAGCACGTTTACCTTCTGTTTACCCTGTATGTGAACTGTATTTTTCCACGATAATGGATTGGTTAATATTATGTCaactatttgtatttttacgaTGACAAATTGGTTAGTGAGTTCTGTTATGTCTAATGTGATGAATTGTAAATATTGTGTAGCCCCTGCGCACGTCCAAGCAGCCCTTCTACACCAGGAAGCTCCTGATATCCCGATAAGGAAGTCTTTACTGGTGGCGCAGAGCGACATGAAGGTAGAACTGCTGCCAGCCCTCACTGACAACTATATGTACCTTCTCATTGATGAGGAGTCAAAGGAAGCTGCCATCATAGACCCAGTTGAACCAGTGAAGGTATGAAATATAGCCTGCTGTAGGTTAGTTTTGATGGATCAACAGTAGGATATTATGTATATACATTTTATAATCATTTGATTGTCTCTTCAGGTTGTAGAAGCTATCAGAAAGCACGGTGTGAGACTTACGACAGTTCTGACCACCCATCACCATTGGTAAGTCAAGTTGTCAATCATTGTTTTGAATATCACTCAGTGCAAATGACTCAGCGAAATTACCATTGTGAGCAGTCCAATAACACTGAGATTAGATATACCGACATTATAGGATTTCTATGTACCATGTgttgtctccttctctctacagggACCATGCGGGAGGCAATGAGAAGATGGTGAGGCTGGTGCCTGGTCTCACTGTGTACGGAGGAGATGACCGGGTGGATGCCCTCACTAAGAAAGTCAAACACTCCAACACGTTCAAAGTAAGGCCTTATAGCTGAGTTACTACCAGCAGAATAACCTATGTAATAACCATAACAAGCCTAAAACACCTGTCTATTTCATTGCCAGGTTGGTTCACTTACAGTCAAGTGTTTGTTTACGCCATGCCACACCACTGGCCACATTTGCTACCTTGTGACCAAAGACAACAGCACTGAGCCTCCAGCTGTCTTCACAGGTAAGCTACCGGTATCTTTCCAATTTGACTGTATCACCTACTGtaatagagagcaatagtaatgaCATGTTGGCTAAAGCCCATGGGAAATTAATAGGGGTTTTGGATAAAAGCCGAAAATAACTACTGTGGTAAACAgtcttaggagatcttatatgttttgttctatgagatgatctatatcagctgatgtccctttgtgaattttgaagcatttagTAATCAAAAcagcacataaaggcttcataattcataaaggtcatgttaactgactgatattctcatagaacaaaatgtataagatctcctaagcctgtgttaacctcagaccttattttcggcgtTTATCCCAAAACCCCATTCTTTCCCAATTGTTTGTTCACCCATTCCTGAggtacattacatgaccaaaagtatgtggacacctgctcatcgaacatctctttccaaaatcatgcgcattaatatggagttggtcccccttttgttgctataacagcctccactcttctgggaaggctttccactagatgttggaacattgctgcggggacttgcttccatttagccacggcgttagtgaggtcgggaaCTGATGTTAGGCGACGAggccggcgttccaattcatcccaaaggtgtttgatggggttgaggtcagggctctgcaggccagtcaagttcttcgacaccgatcttgacaaatgatttctgtatggacctctttgtgcacgggggcattgtcatgctggaacaggaaagggcctttcccaaactgttgctacaaagttggaagcgttgaatcgtctagaatgtcattgtatgctgtagtgttacgatttcccttcactggaactaaggggcctagcctgaaccatgagaaacagccccacaccattatttctcttccaccaaactttacagttggcactatgcattggggcaggtagcgttctcctattATCCGCAAACCCAGATGTGTCcgtcgaactgccagatggtgaagagtgattcatcactccagagaacgcgtttccacgactccagagtccaatggcgacgagctttacaccactccagctgatgcttggcattgtaaatggtgatcttaggcttgtgtgtggctgttaggccatggaaacccattcatGAAGCACCTGACAAacggttcttgtgctgacgttgcttccagaggcagttaagaacttggtagtgagtgttgcaaccgaggttAGACGATTtttatgtgcttcagcactctgtGGTCCTGTTCCATGAGcttgtgacctaccacttcgcggctgagccattgttgctcctggacgtttccacttcacaataacagcacttacagttgaccggggcagctctagcagggcagaaatttgacaaactgacttgttggaaaggtggcatcatgtgacgatgccacgttgaaagtcactgacctcttcagtaagtccattctactgctaatgtttgtctatggagattgcatggctgtgtgctcaatgttTTAAAAACTTttatatacacctgtcagcaacgggtgtggctgaaatagccgaatccactaatttggaggggtgtccacatacttttctatatatgtgtgtgtgtgtaactcattTCTGTTCGTTTTTTTAAAGCCAGGAGAACTCTATTGAAGTCTGAATAGACTCGTCGTAATACAGTTCCAGTCACAGGGGACTTCAATCCCTTAAACAGTTCTGATCATTAAACATGAGTTACCTAAGTAAACCTACAGTAGTTATCTATGTATTATTAAATCAGCAGATTTTCATGGATGCCCTTTGACACTTGTTATCTTCCTGTTTAGGGGACACACTGTTTGTTGCTGGCTGTGGGAAGTTTTTTGAGGGTACAGCTGAACAGATGTACAGGGCATTGATAGATGTGCTGGGACGTCTGCCCCCTGAAACAGTAAATATACCGCTATCGCGCAGTGTTAAAAATCAACTTCTAGATATAACTTTCTTTACATGTAATGACAGCTAATGGATTAACACTATTCAGTGTCTGTCTTTATAGGTTAGAAAAGGTCAGTTACTATTACATTATATGTGACCAAGCACGTGTCCTGACAAACTCTGTGGTGTTAACACGACAAAGTTTATCAGCACACGTGCTTGGTCACGCAGCAGATGGGAACAATAGTGTTGTTTGTGTTCCAGCGTGTTTACTGTGGTCATGAGTACACCGTCAACAATCTGAAGTTCGCTCAACATGTGGAGCCTGACAACGAGGTCATCAAGAAAAAACTAGCGTGGGCAAAGGTATATCATGATGCATttcattaaaggcccagtgcagtcaaaaacatgatttccctGGGTTTTATATACATTTCCTCAGAGGTTGGAATAATAATGTGAAATTGTACAAATTATGATTAATGCCCTTAGTGTAAGAGCTGCTTTTAAAAGATTGTCTGAAATTTCTGCTGTTTTTGgtaggatggagttttggccttccatggtgaaatcaccatgcggtaaattagttaatagaccaataagaaagggttccaaacctctctgccaataacaacaaatgttcagttttcccctcccactcagaccactccaagACAGTCATAGCTAAATATTTAGAAATGTCccttttgctaagaagctatttttgaccATTGTTGTCAATTAAAATCACAGTAATtgacttaattgttacccagaaattatattgagataaacagctgcattggacattttttgtgtgtgtgaacacaTGGCCATGGCGATCTTTAATGTAATCAAGAAAATGTATAATCTGCTTTTTATTAAATCCGTAGGAGAAGGTCCTTAATGGAGAACCCACCATCCCCTCCACTGTGGCTGAAGAATTCAAATTCAACCCCTTTATGAGAGTGAAGTAAGGACAACTGATGATTCAGCCATTTTTATAAAGCACTCGCTCAAGTGGGCACAAGAAGCACTGATCTCTTATACGAGCATCAGACAATCCACAAGTGCCCCTTGAGCTTTGTGTCATAGAGGAATGCAGGGAAGATGAGGGAGAGGATTTTAGCATGGAAATGAAAGTGCCAATGCTCACTCTGTATGTAGTGAAATAATTTAAGTGACATATTCTTTCCTTTCTATTCCAGAGAGAAGTCTGTGCAAGAGCATGCTGGGCAGAATGACCCTGTTGAAACCATGAGGAGTCTCCGTAAGGAGAAAGATGGCTTCCGGGTCCCCAAGGAGTGACTGCAGAATGGAGTCTAGTGAAATCCGTTCCACTACATGCGTAACAGCGCACTGCGACCTGTTACTAACAACTATGGCAAAATATTTCCTACCTGTTTCATTCACTACATAAAATACTGTATTTACTTCATTTCAACCTTCTGTACATTAGCTTGTAGACCTAATGCAAGCATCAAGCAAAACAAAATATTGTAGTCTTGTCACAAGGAAGACTGGTGATTGTGTATAAACTGGATTTACAGAATAAAATTTGATCTGTATTGCAAAAGATTGATTTAAGAATCTTGAATAAAGTTTTAATTTAGCTTTTAATCAGGTTTGATTACTGAAATGTACAGTTTGATGTAGAGTGAATACAGTATTGATATTCTGTAATGTGTAAAATATTTTAATAAACCCCCAACAATGCTCATATGCAGAAGAAAAACAGAACTATAGAAAGCAGGGAGAAGCTTGACTAAGTTGTCTTAATGTGCAAAGTTTGTAAATGACTTTTTGTCTCTGTATAAAGTTTTCTTATCAAGTGTTTTATTACTTTAATATGGTATATTCACTCAAGACAATATTTCAGAGGTTTGTGTATAGTCCCTTTAGAGAAGCCAGGGCTACTTTAGTGTGATTGTTGGACATATAGAAAATCAAGACTGAAGCGCTTCCAAACATCTCTCATACTATAGAGAATAAGACCACTTATGCTCGTTGTTAATCAAAAGCtccatgtatgtgtatatatatatacacacacacatcaggatTTTTTGAGTGCCGATGTGAAGTTCGTGATGCATAGGTTTTATTAAAAGCTCCAATGTCTCTTTCACAGAAAAAGCAATAAAGCAGATTTATTCTATTGTTGGCCtaacatttcatttcatatttgTGAGAGATTCATATCCCTAATGACTATTACCCGCTTGCATATTTCTTGGTAAAACGGTGATGTTTGCTTGACATTCTGTATTAACATTTCACCACACATCTATAATAAGAGCTGCTAAACGTTGTTTAATATATAAGCAATATATTTTGACATATTGCTTATATTACTTAGTCCATATTAAATGGTTTAACCTAGCTGCTTAACTGACAGAGCATACTGTATGAAGGTGTGTGCTTCTTGTTCTCACCATGCCATACAAAGGAAGAAAACACTGAAAACATGAATGTAAATATTTAAAGTGTACGCTCATTTCTACAGCTAAAACTGTTCCTTTGTATCAAGTAAAGCGTGTCAGTATGTATATCAATGACTGCTGGTACATGGAGAATAACGTACTTGAAAGTTACACTAATGTAACATTTTAATATGCAAAATATGGATCATAGATTTTCATTATAAATACGGCAGAAATGATATACATTTAAACTAAAATATTTGTTTAGAATTCCATCAGAAAACATTTCAAGAGTACAACAAATACTTTTCAGTGCATACAAGTGAAATAACAGAATGTACTGCTGTATTCATAATTAGTGCACACTTAAATGTAGTAATAATTATCCAACAACATTATTCCCAGTGGTCTGGTATGAATTAGCTTGTGCATATAGAATCTATAGCCTGAATGTATACAGGCTTTATGTTGGTATAAATAAATGACAGGCCACCACAGTAATTAAGCACTTGGCGATAATGCTCTATTTGACCTGACAGACAGTCCTTTAAGCACAGACAGAAGGATAGATAACAGAGGAATGGATAGACAGAGAAAAGAGATGAGGGGTCCTTaaaagcagagagggaggagagagacacgaaAGAGACGGAAGGAAAGTGCTAAACTCAGTCATCCAGTACAGATAGGGCATAAACATTGACCCAAGGTCAAGTTTTGTTAATTCACTCAATGGTTCAAATAATCCTAGAATAGGGATGCATCTCAATAGACAAAATAAATGTCCTATCATgcctttttctttatttctactgaTATTAAAGAACTAGACAGGTGACAGAAAATACCCAACAAGAACCGGCCATGTCGCTTCCACCTAACCTGTGTTCAACTCAATGGAGATGAAACATAGGAGGctactttagactattgagatgcaccctgaCACTTGAGGACAGACCATTCACTTACAGAAACCCTTCAACATCTTTTCACCCTCTTCTTCACCATTT is a genomic window containing:
- the fahd1 gene encoding fumarylacetoacetate hydrolase domain-containing protein 1 gives rise to the protein MTSRNVSRFWEWGKKIICVGRNYADHAKELNNVVPTEPVLFLKTPSAYLTEGSPIIIPKYSNSVHHEIELGVVIGKGGTAIPQSSAMQHVAGYALCLDMTARDVQDDCKSKGLPWTLAKAFNTSCPVSEFIPKERIPDLGNVKIWLKVNGQMRQNGCTSQMIFSIPFLISYISEIITLEEGDLILTGTPKGVSAVQVHDELHAGIDDVVSMTFKVGRL
- the LOC106606699 gene encoding hydroxyacylglutathione hydrolase, mitochondrial isoform X1, giving the protein MFYRSLVASACTLGVLGAAATYKIAPAHVQAALLHQEAPDIPIRKSLLVAQSDMKVELLPALTDNYMYLLIDEESKEAAIIDPVEPVKVVEAIRKHGVRLTTVLTTHHHWDHAGGNEKMVRLVPGLTVYGGDDRVDALTKKVKHSNTFKVGSLTVKCLFTPCHTTGHICYLVTKDNSTEPPAVFTGDTLFVAGCGKFFEGTAEQMYRALIDVLGRLPPETRVYCGHEYTVNNLKFAQHVEPDNEVIKKKLAWAKEKVLNGEPTIPSTVAEEFKFNPFMRVKEKSVQEHAGQNDPVETMRSLRKEKDGFRVPKE
- the LOC106606699 gene encoding hydroxyacylglutathione hydrolase, mitochondrial isoform X2, which encodes MKVELLPALTDNYMYLLIDEESKEAAIIDPVEPVKVVEAIRKHGVRLTTVLTTHHHWDHAGGNEKMVRLVPGLTVYGGDDRVDALTKKVKHSNTFKVGSLTVKCLFTPCHTTGHICYLVTKDNSTEPPAVFTGDTLFVAGCGKFFEGTAEQMYRALIDVLGRLPPETRVYCGHEYTVNNLKFAQHVEPDNEVIKKKLAWAKEKVLNGEPTIPSTVAEEFKFNPFMRVKEKSVQEHAGQNDPVETMRSLRKEKDGFRVPKE